DNA from Agathobaculum sp. NTUH-O15-33:
AAAAAGGGGGTGAGCCGAGTGCCAAGGAAACCATTACAGCCCTGTGCCTATCCCGGATGTCCGAGGTTATGTGAGGGCAGATACTGCGAGGAACACAGGAAGATGGAAGCCAAACGCTACGAGACGTACAGCCGTGACCCGTCAGTACGCCGCAAGTATGGCAGAGCGTTGAAACGCATCCGTGACAGCTATGTCAGGGAGCATCCATTCTGTGAACAGTGCTTTGAGCGTGGGATATTGGTTCCCGTGGATGAGGTGCATCACAAGGTGCCTGTATCCAAGGGCGGAACACACGAGCGAAGCAATCTGATGAGCCTTTGCCGTTCCTGTCATAACAAAATCCATGCAGAGCTGGGTGACAGAAACGCACGGAACTGACTGGGAGGGGTGGTCTGAATCTCTGCGGGTCCAATACCGGGAAAACGGCGCCCCCCTTCGTGCAGAGAAAAGGCGATTTCAAAAGGGTAATAAAGGAAGGTGAGAAAAAATGCCAACAAAATCGAACAACATCGGCGGCCGTGGCGGTGCAAGACCGGGAGCCGGCCGTAAGAAATCTCCTGTGAAGGAAAAAGCGAAGAATGGGAATCCGGGCGGCAGAAAGCTGGAGGTTTTGGACATCCCAGACATCGAGGGTGTGGAGATGCCGAAACCTCACGATTTCCTATCCGCAGAACAGCGTGACGGCAGTGAACTGCAGGCCGCTGATATATACAGAGAAACATGGGCGTGGCTGAAAAGCATCGGATGCAGTGCCAAGGTATCCAGTCAGCTTTTGGAACGGTATGCGATGGCATCCGCCCGCTGGATTCAGTGTGAGGAAATGACCAGCAAACTTGGTTTCCTTTCCAAGCATCCGACAACGCAGAAGCCTATCCCTTCCCCATTCATCAATATCGGGATTAACTATATGAACCAAGCGGTGCGTTTGTGGAATGAGATATTCCAGATTGTGAAGGAAAACTGCAATACCGAATACAGCGATGAAGCACCGCAGAATGATGTGATGGAGCGTCTGCTCCGTGCAAGGAAAGGAATGTGACGGCATGATAGAAAAAGTAAATCCGAGCCACCCGGATAAGGTGGCAGACCGCATCGCAGGAGCGATTGTGGACTTGGCATACAGAGCCGAGGAAAATCCGAAAATTGCTGTGGAGGTGCTGATTGGACATGGCAGGTGTCATGCGATTATCGAAACCACGGCACAGCTGTATGAAGCAGATATTTGTGATGCCATCGCCCGTATCGCAGGCGATGTGGAAACCGATATTGTGATTGTTCCGCAGGATGTACATCTTTCGGATAATCAAGCGGACGGTGTTCGCTGCGGAGATAATGGTATCTTCAAGGGAATGCCGCTGACGGCAGAACAGAAGGAACTGTCTGTGGCTGCTCACAGTATTTATGAAAAGCATCCCACAGACGGAAAGTACATTCTTGACGGTATCCGCCTGATTATCTGTCAGAGCAATACCGATGCAGAGGAACTGAAAAACACATATCCGGGAGCAGAAATCAATCCGCTCGGCGGCTGGACTGGCGGCACGGATGTGGATACAGGAGCCACGAACCGCAAGCTGGGTTCTGATATGGCTGATTCCGTAACAGGCGGCGGACTGCACGGCAAGGATTTATCTAAGGCTGATGTGTCCGTCAATATTTATGCGTTCCTGAAAGCACAGAAAACAGGACAGCCTGTTCATCTGGTCTGTGCGATTGGTGACAGTGAGGTGGACGGTATCCCTTATGCGGATATTGTGGCGCAGGCGAGAGATTACATTGACTCCATTGGCGGCTTTGAGAAATTTGCCGAATGGGGTCTGTTCTAAGGAGGTGTCGGATTATGTCGAAAACGACAACGGAAATGCAGTTGGTGGCGGTATCCAAATTGGTGCCGTATGTGAACAATGCCAGAACCCATAACGCACAGCAGATTACGAAGCTCCGCTCCTCCCTGCGCGAGTTCGGTTTTATCAATCCCGTCATTATTGACCGGGAATACAATGTGATTGCAGGGCATGGACGTATCCTCGCAGCAAAGGAAGAAGGCATCGAGGAAGTTCCGTGTGTATTTGTGGACTATCTTACTCCGGCACAGAAGAAAGCATATATCTTGGCTGACAACCGTATGGCGATGGATGCGGGCTGGGATGAAGAACTACTGCGCGTGGAGATTGAAGCCTTGCAGGCAGAGTCCTTTGATGTGGGCCTGACCGGGTTTGATGAAAAAGACATCGCTGAACTTTTCGCAGGAGAATACGATGATGCACAGGATGATGATTTTGATGTGGATGAGGAATTGCAGAAACCGCCTGTTTCCAAGAGCGGTGATGTGTGGCTGCTTGGAAATCATCGTTTGATCTGTGGGGACAGCACCAAGGAAGAAACCTATGCGGTTCTCATGGACGGCAAGAAAGCAAACCTTGTGGTAACGGACCCGCCTTACAACGTCAACTACGAAGGCAGTGCCGGGAAGATTCAAAATGACAACATGGAGAATGACAAGTTCTATCAGTTCCTGCTTGATGCGTTCTTGAACATGGAAAAGGCAATGGCAGACGATGCCAGCATTTATGTGTTCCATGCGGACACCGAGGGACTGAATTTCAGAAAGGCATTCTCAGATACAGGCTTTTATCTGTCCGGGACGTGTATCTGGAAGAAGCAGAGCCTTGTGCTTGGCAGAAGTCCCTACCAGTGGCAGCATGAGCCGTGCCTTTACGGCTGGAAGAAGAAAGGCAGGCATCAGTGGTATTCCGACAGGAAGCAGACCACCATCTGGGAATTTGATAAGCCAAAGAAGAATGGTGACCATCCGACCATGAAGCCAATTCCGCTGATTGCCTATCCGATTAAGAACTCCAGTATGAGCAACTGCATCATTCTCGATCCGTTTGGCGGCAGTGGTTCAACACTTATTGCCTGCGAACAGCTGGGCAGAATCTGCTTTTGCATTGAACTGGATGAGAAATACTGCGATGTTATCGTAAAACGCTACATCGAACAGGTCGGTGCTGCGGATAATGTATCTGTTATCCGTGACGGCAAGACCATTCGATTTGAGGATTTGGAGATCAGAGCCGATGGAGAATAAAAACTTAACACTGGGAAGTCTGTTTGACGGCAGCGGCGGATTTCCACTGGGAGGCTTGATTTCCGGGATTACCCCTTTGTGGGCATCGGAAGTTGAGCCTTTTCCTATTCGTGTGACCACCAAAAGGCTGCCGCAGATAACACATTACGGTGATGTCAGCAAACTAAGCGGTGCGGAAGTTCCACCAGTGGACATCATCACATTCGGAAGCCCCTGCCAAGATATGTCGGTAGCGGGCAAACGAAGCGGGCTGGACGGTGAGCGTTCCAGCCTGTTCTATCAAGCGGTGCGAATCGTGAAGGAAATGAGGTGTAAGACAAATGACAAGTATCCAAGATTTGTGGTCTGGGAAAACGTCCCCGGCGCATTCTCCAGCAACAAAGGCGAAGACTTCAAGGCAGTCCTCGAAGAAATCTGCAAAATCAAAGACGAACACATTTCTGTTCCTCAGTCTGGAAAATGGACAAATGCAGGAGAAATCGTGGGAGAGCAGTTCTCCCTTGCATGGCGAGTGCTTGATGCGCAGTATTGGGGAGTTCCCCAAAGAAGAAAACGCATCTACCTTGTCGCAGATTTTGCAGGCCAATGTGCCGGAAAAATACTATTTGAGTCAGAGAGCGTGTCAGGGTATCCTCCGAAGGGCATCTGCCCGTGGCAAGGAACTGCCGGAAATTTTGAAGGCTGCACTGGAGCGGCAGGCACAGTCTGCTTAAATGACCAAGGCGGCAATCGTATGGATGTAACAGAGGGCATGACCTGCACTCTCCGTGCAGAGTCAAACCATCCTCCGCTGGTCTTTGAAAATCATAGTCAGGACACGAGATACACGGGTCCTTTGGAACAGGCTCCTACGGTCAGTTCCACCTATGGGACTGGCGGCAACAATCAGCCGTTTGTACTGGAAACACCGAAAACGCTGAAAATCCGAAGTGGATGTGAAGGCGGCGGTAAAGGGGCATTGATTCAGGATGATTTATCTGCCACCCTCGGCTGTAATAATGACCAGACACTATTTGTACCAAAGGCATACGGCATCTGCTCCAAGGACAGCAATTCCATGAAGTCGGACAATCCCAAGAGTGGATTTTACGAAGCAGATACTTCCAGATGCATTGATGCCAACGGCGGCAACCCTGCCTGCAATCAAGGCGGCATTGTTGTGGTGGAGGGCAATGGCAGCAGACCATCACACAAGGGTGACGGCTATAAGGAATCCGATGTCATGTATACCTTGAATACCATCGAACAACACTCAGTGGTGTATGCCATTGACCGTGAAAGCTATAACTGCGGTCAGAATTATGCGAGAAAGATGGGCATTTCGGAGAACGGCATCAATTCCACGCTGAATGCACAGGGGCCGAGTGCCGTGGCGGCACCTGTCTATTCCTCCAGCAAGGCATCCTTCTTTACTTCTGCGGAGGAAGAGCTGGCGAACACACTGGTGGCTACGGATTATAAAGACCCGCCCATCGTAAATGATGTGAGTGAGATGCCGGAGTACATTGTCCGCAGGCTGACCCCTACGGAATGTGCAAGGCTGCAGGGATTCCCGGACTGGTGGTGCAGTGACCTTGGCACGGCAGAACCGACCGAGGAAGAAATCAAGTGGTGGAGGGAGGTGTTTGAAACCCATCGTCATATCATGGGGACTTCCTCAAAGCCAAAGACAGAAAAACAGATCATCAAATGGCTGAAAGACCCGCATTCCGATTCTGCGGAATATAAGATGTGGGGCAACGGAGTGGCACTTCTAAATGTGGTATTCGTGCTTTCCAGCATCGTGTACTATTCACAACTCCCGGACTTTTTATTGTGAGATATTCTCCTACAGAATGACTTGCTATTTATCGCCTTTAGAGTGATATATGTATGTACCAAAAGCCAAGTAAGTTGGCTTCAAACAAAGTAGGTACTTACCATGAAAGTTATTTACAACATTACCGACAGAAAGCCTTTTGTAAAGGCACTGGAAGAAATCACAGGGGCGAAAGCAGTCTACATGAAAACCCCAACCTACGCATACACGGTGGATTATTTTACCGTGACCCGTGAGGGCAACCTTACCTTCAATGACACGGCAGACAGCGAGGAAATCGAGCGTGTGCTTGAGGAACTTGACCAGAGAGGTTTTCACTGCGAGAGTTCCGAATATGATGAACCCCAGCCGGAAATGGGCTGTGAGGAGCCTTTGGAGGACTGCCCGCCTGCATACGGACTGCCGGAAATCGAGCCACAGGGCGAAACCGTGGGGCTTACAGTGGCAATGCCGCTTGATAAGGTGCTGGTCGGCAACCTTACGAACCTCTTGGAAGCCAAGGACAGCCTTATCAAAAAGGCACTGGGAATCAGCGCACTTCCGATTGAAATCACAGAGGAGCAGATTTCCTTCCCTTGGTTTTCAGACGGCTTGGATGCAGAAACGGTCAAAGCCTACACCGACTTCATTGCAGCCCTCTGCAAAATGAGCCGGGAGCAGAAACGCATCTCCAACATGGAAAAAGCGGTGGAGAATGAAAAATACGCATTTCGATGCCTGCTCCTTCGGCTGGGATTTGTGGGTGCCGAGTACAAGGCAGACCGAAAAATCCTGCTGAAGAATCTGACGGGCAGCAGTGCATTCAAGAGCGGTTTGAAAAAGGAGGCGGCAGGCGATGAGATTTCCGAGTAAAGAGATTGTGGAGCGGGTACGCAGTCAGTACCCCGCAGGAACGAGAGTGGAGCTGGTGCAGATGGACGATGTGCAGGCTCCGCCAGTCGGCACAAAAGGAACTGTATGGGGTGTGGATGATACTGCCGCCATCATGGTTCGCTGGGACAACGGAAGCGGACTCCATGTAGTCTATGGCGAGGACAGCTGCAGGATAATCCATGAGGAGTAACCGCCATAAAATACACAGTTTTAGCGGCTTCATGAGGGCAGATATTTGTCCAGTATATATCGCTGAAATGACTTGCTATTATGTGGTTTTAGAGCGAATATGTGTACTACCAAAAGGAAAACACACCAAACGGAGGTACATACGATGAACGAAAAAATCACAAGACAGGTTGAAGAAATGAAACAACAGACCATCGGAGTTGAGGTCGAGATGAACGGCATCACAAGGGATAAGGCAGCAAGGCTTGCAGCCACTTACTTCGGAACAGGCAGATACGAGAACACAGCCGGACGCAACGGCTACAGCACTTGGTCAGCTTGGGATACAGACGGCAGAGAGTGGAAGTTCCAAAAGGATGTCAGCATTGCAGGCTGCGACAGCGAGAAATGCGAGCTGGTAACCCCAATCCTTCACTACGCAGACATTGAAACCTTGCAGGAACTTATCCGCAAACTCCGCCACGCAGGAGCGAAAAGCGATGCCACAAGGGGCTGCGGAGTCCACATCCACATCGGAGCAAACGGGCATACCCCACAGACCATGAGAAACCTTGCGAACATCATGGCAAGCCATGAAAGCCTGATAGCGGATGCCCTTGACCTCGACAGAGGAAGGATGCACCGCTACTGCAGAACAGTTGACCCACGGTTCTTGGAGCAGGTCAACAAGAGAAAGCCGAAGACGATGGCGGCACTTGCAGACATCTGGTACACCTCAAACGGAGCCAACTACGGCAGAGACCACCATTACAATGACAGCCGCTACCATATGCTTAACTACCATGCGACCTTTACCAAAGGGACCATCGAGTTCAGACTTTTCCAGTTCGATGCCCCAGCAGACGGCAAGCTGAACGGACTTCATGCCGGACAGCTGAAAAGCTACATTCAGCTTTGCCTTGCACTGAGCCAGATGGCGAAAACGGTAAAGACTGCCAGCCCCAAGCCACAGCAGAATGAAAATCCTAAATACGCCATGAGGACTTGGCTCCTCCGACTCGGCTTCATCGGAGAGGAGTTCAAGACGGCAAGAGATATCCTTACCAAGAGACTGGCAGGAGATACAGCCTTCAGAAACGGCAGAGCCGCTTGAAGGAATCGCAGGAGTTAGCCTCCTGCCACCTTACCCCGACCGCTTCGGCGGTCTTAAGGTGGTAGAAGGGTAACCCCTTCGGAAAGGATGGATACCATTATGAAGAAACGATACTACCTTGCCTACGGCAGCAACTTAAACATCCGTCAGATGCGGATGAGATGCCCATCGGCACGAATCATCGGAACAGCAGAAATGAAGGATTATGAACTGATTTTCAAAGGCAGTCAGACAGGTGCATACCTTACCATTGAATCCAAACTTGGAGCGAGTGTTCCCGTGGCCGTCTGGTCGGTGACCGATGAGAATGAAGCGGCACTTGACCGCTACGAGGGTTTCCCCACCTTCTACTACAAGAAGGAGATGCAGCTGCCGATTAAGGGCATCAAGTCCGGCAAGACCAGAATCCGCGACTGCTTCGTGTATATTATGCACGAGGAGCGGAGCATCGGAGTTCCGTCACTCGCCTATGTGAGTATCTGCCTTGAGGGGTACATCAGCTTTGGATTTGATGAACATTTCCTTGCAGAAGCACAGCTAAAATCAGAGGAGGCATTTGGATATGAAAACAGAAATCGCTGAACTTAAAATCTGCCCACGCTGCGGAAAAGCCTACCACGGTGCGCCTGCCCTTTCGAGGGCAGACAGCGAGACCCTCATCTGCCCGGACTGCGGCACCAGAGAAGCCTTGGAGAGCATCGGTGTAAAGCCATCTGAGCAGGAAGAAATCCTCGAAACCATCCATCGCTCCATGCGTGGATAAAACCGTAAAATACACAGTTTTCCGCTTAAAAGATTGTGTAGTATATGCCGAGAATTGAGTGGATATATAGTGCTTTCAGCGGTAATATGTGTACTACCGAAAGGGAAAAACACAAACGGAGGTACATAAAATGACAAAATTTGAAAGAGATTATAAGGATGCAAAAGAAGGAAACGAAATCGAGGTAATTACAAAGCGCAAAGCGGAAATTGAAAAGCTTACCCGTGAGGGAAAAAGCTGCAAAAACAACTTTCGCAGAACCTGCATTGCACAGGATTTAACCAGATTAAAGGCAGAACTTAGAAAGATTGAAGAACTTTTCTAAACACAAACAAAACTGAAAATTCCAAGAACGGAGCCAAACGGCTCTGTATCTTGTTCGAGATTTGCCTATGGCAGTTCATTTTTTATGCCATAATGAAGGGAGTGGCGGCATTTGCGAAAACTGAAAAAATACAAACCTACCAAGTTCAAAGTAAAGGACAGTCATTATGATGAGGATGCGGCGGACTTCGCTGTTGACTTCATTGAGAGCCTGTGCCACACCAAAGGCACATGGGCAGGAAAACCCTTTGAACTAATCGACTGGCAGGAGCAGATTATCCGAGATATATTCGGAACACTGAAACCAAACGGGTATCGGCAGTTTAATACAGCCTATGTGGAGATCCCAAAGAAGATGGGAAAATCGGAGCTGGCGGCGGCAGTCGCACTTCTTCTGACCTGTGGGGACGGAGAGGAACGTGCCGAGGTTTACGGCTGTGCTGCCGACAGACAGCAGGCTACCATCGTGTTTGATGTGGCGGCGGATATGGTTCGGATGTGTCCGGCACTAAATAAGCGTGTGAAGATACTGACCTCGCAGAAGCGGATCATCTATACCCCTACCAACAGCTTCTACCAAGTGCTGTCGGCAGAAGCCTATTCCAAGCACGGCTTTAATATACACGGGGTGGTATTTGATGAGCTGCACACTCAGCCGAACCGAAAGCTGTTTGATGTTATGACCAAGGGTTCCGGCGATGCTCGTATGCAGCCGCTGTATTTCCTTATCACAACAGCCGGGACAGATACCAATTCCATCTGCTATGAAACGCATCAGAAAGCAAAGGACATTCTGGAGGGCAGGAAAATTGATCCTACCTTCTACCCAGTGATTTACGGTGCAGATGAAGCAGATGATTGGACAGACCCCAAGGTATGGAAGAAAGCCAATCCGTCTCTTGGCATCACGGTTGGACTGGATAAGGTCAAAGCCGCCTGTGAATCGGCAAAGCAGAATCCGGGCGAGAAGAATTCCTTCCGTCAGCTTCGTTTGAATCAATGGGTCAAACAGGCAATCCGCTGGATGCCTATGGACAAGTGGGACAAATGCTCCTTTGCCGTCAGCGAGGAAGATTTGGAGGGGCGTGTCTGCTACGGCGGTCTTGACCTTTCCTCTACTACGGATATTACGGCATTCTTATTGGTGTTCCCGCCACTGGATGAGGAGGACAAATTCAGCATCCTGCCATTCTTCTGGGTGCCGGAGGAAACCCTCGACCTGCGTGTCCGCCGTGACCATGTTCCCTATGATGTGTGGGAACGGCAGGGATATTTGCAGACCACAGAGGGTAATGTGGTCCATTACGGCTACATTGAGAAGTTCATCGAAAAGCTGGGAGAACGATTCAATATCCGTGAAATAGCCTTTGACCGCTGGGGTGCTGTGCAGATGGTGCAGAACCTTGAGGGCATGGGATTTACAGTCGTTCCATTCGGACAGGGATTTAAGGATATGAGTCCTCCGACCAAGGAACTGATGAAACTGGTGCTGGAGCAGAAGGTTGACCACAGCGGCCACCCGGTTCTTAGGTGGAATATGGACAATATCTTCATCCGCACCGACCCTGCAGGAAACATCAAGGCGGACAAGGAAAAGTCCACAGAGAAGATTGACGGTGCAATCGCAACAATTATGGCGCTGGACAGAGCCATCCGCTGTGGAAATGATACCGGGGATTCCGTGTATAACCATCGTGGGATTTTGTTTATCTGATGCAGATTGTGCAGCCGCCTATGATTTTCTAAAATCATAATCCGGCTGCAGGTTTTTCTGATATACTTGTCTTATCAGAAAGCGGGAGGTCAGCCAATATGAACAGAGAAACAGAATTTGAAAATTTTTTGATGCTGGAGAAAACAATCAATAGCAAAAAAGCAGTGTCCTCCAGAATGTCGAAAGCAAGAAAAGCTGAAGATATACTCGGACAGAAATTAGATATCATCGTGTCAGATGACAATCTGATGTATGATTCACTGGTTGCATTGAAGCCACATGAAGACCCAGCGCATACACCAATGCAAAATGCTGTGAGAAAGTATTATAAGTTCTGGAATGGAAAGGAATTCCCACAGCTTCGTTATTACAGAAGATAATGTGATTAGGCGGAGAGCATCTATCAGCAATGGTAGGTGCTTTTCTTATACCAGTTTTTGAAAGGAGCGTGATTTTTATGGGATTATTCAGCGGACTTTTTAGGTCGAGAGATGCACCTACAAACAGTACGGCAGGCAGTGCCTACCGATTTTTCCTTGGCGGAAGCACCTCCGGCAAGCCAGTTAATGAACGGTCTGCCATGCAGATGACGGCGGTGTACTCCTGCGTGAGAATACTATCGGAAGCTGTGGCAGGTCTGCCCCTTCATTTATACAAATACAGTGCAGATGGCAGTAAGGAGAAGGCAGTGGACAATCCGCTGTATTTTCTCCTGCATGATGAGCCGAACCCGGAAATGACATCCTTTGTATTCCGTGAAACGCTCATGACTCATCTTTTGCTTTGGGGAAACGGCTATGCCCAGATTATCCGAAACGGTAAGGGCGAGGTGGTGGCACTGTATCCGCTGATGCCGAACCGAATGACGGTTGACCGGGATGAAAAGGGCCATTTGTACTACCAGTACCAGATGCAGGATTCCGATGCGCCCACCATGAAAAACGGTACTGTTACACTGAAGCCTACCGATGTGCTTCACATACCGGGTCTCGGCTTTGATGGCCTTGTTGGCTACTCTCCCATTGCGATGGCGAAAAACGCTATCGGCATGGCGATTGCCTGCGAGGAGTACGGTGCCAAGTTCTTTGCAAACGGTGCGACACCCGGCGGACTTCTGGAATATCCGGGAACGGTCAAAGACCCGGAGAAAGTCAGGGAGTCTTGGAATAAAGGATTCGGAGGGAGCAGTAATTCCAACAAGGTAGCAATCCTTGAGGAAGGAATGAAGTACACACCGATTTCCATTTCCCCAAATGAAGCACAGTTTTTGGAAACAAGAAAATTTCAAATCAATGAGATTGCTCGAATTTTCCGAGTGCCGCCCCACATGGTCGGTGATCTGGAGAAATCGAGCTTTTCTAATATTGAGCAGCAGTCTTTGGAGTTCGTGAAATATACCTTGGAACCGTGGCTTATCCGATGGGAGCAGGCTATGGCGAGGGTACTGATTTCACAGAATGACAAGGCTGCATTTTTCATCAAATTCAATGTGGACGGACTGCTCCGTGGGGATTATGCAAGCCGTATGAGCGGCTATGCCACTGCAAGGCAGAACGGCTGGATGAGTGCAAACGACATCCGTGAACTTGAGAACCTTGACCGCATCCCTGCTGAAGACGGCGGTGATTTATACCTCATCAACGGTAACATGACCAAGCTGTCAGATGCGGGAATATTTGCAAATGGGGACCCCGGCAAGTCGAATGACTTGTTGGGGAGAGGACGAGCAGTGAAATGAGTGAGTTTTTGTGCTTGCACGGAAATGAACGATATGAAACTTGCGAGGACGAGGAAAGGAGGAAAAATCAGATGAAGAAGTTTTGGAACTGGATGAACAGGACGGTGGCCAATCAGGAAACACAGGAGAGGACGCTGTTTCTAAACGGCACAATCGCAGAGGAAAGCTGGTTTGACGATGATGTAACACCACAGCTTTTCAAGGAAGAGCTGGAATCCGGCGGCGGTGACATTACTGTCTGGATTAACAGTCCCGGCGGTGACTGCGTGGCGGCCGCCCAAATCTACAATATGCTGATGAACTACAAAGGCAGTGTGACGGTCAAGATTGATGGCATTGCGGCATCAGCGGCGAGTGTCATTGCAATGGCAGGAACAAAGGTGCAGGTCTCCCCTGTGTCCATGATGATGATTCACAACCCTGCCACCATTGCTTTTGGAGATACAGCGGAGATGGAGAAAGCCATCGCCATGCTCTCCGAGGTAAAGGAATCCATCATCAATGCCTACGAAATCAAAACGGGATTGTCCCGTGCCAAGCTGTCGCACCTTATGGATGCGGAAACTTGGATGGATGCCAACAGTGCTGTAGAGATGGGATTCGCAGATGAAATCACACAAAGGAGCAGTACGGATACCGTAGAAGCTCCGCAGGTCAGCATGGTGTTTTCCCGTGCGGCTGTCACAAATTCCCTTATGGATAAGCTGGC
Protein-coding regions in this window:
- a CDS encoding site-specific DNA-methyltransferase, which encodes MSKTTTEMQLVAVSKLVPYVNNARTHNAQQITKLRSSLREFGFINPVIIDREYNVIAGHGRILAAKEEGIEEVPCVFVDYLTPAQKKAYILADNRMAMDAGWDEELLRVEIEALQAESFDVGLTGFDEKDIAELFAGEYDDAQDDDFDVDEELQKPPVSKSGDVWLLGNHRLICGDSTKEETYAVLMDGKKANLVVTDPPYNVNYEGSAGKIQNDNMENDKFYQFLLDAFLNMEKAMADDASIYVFHADTEGLNFRKAFSDTGFYLSGTCIWKKQSLVLGRSPYQWQHEPCLYGWKKKGRHQWYSDRKQTTIWEFDKPKKNGDHPTMKPIPLIAYPIKNSSMSNCIILDPFGGSGSTLIACEQLGRICFCIELDEKYCDVIVKRYIEQVGAADNVSVIRDGKTIRFEDLEIRADGE
- a CDS encoding S-adenosylmethionine synthetase N-terminal domain-containing protein — translated: MIEKVNPSHPDKVADRIAGAIVDLAYRAEENPKIAVEVLIGHGRCHAIIETTAQLYEADICDAIARIAGDVETDIVIVPQDVHLSDNQADGVRCGDNGIFKGMPLTAEQKELSVAAHSIYEKHPTDGKYILDGIRLIICQSNTDAEELKNTYPGAEINPLGGWTGGTDVDTGATNRKLGSDMADSVTGGGLHGKDLSKADVSVNIYAFLKAQKTGQPVHLVCAIGDSEVDGIPYADIVAQARDYIDSIGGFEKFAEWGLF
- a CDS encoding gamma-glutamylcyclotransferase family protein, producing the protein MKKRYYLAYGSNLNIRQMRMRCPSARIIGTAEMKDYELIFKGSQTGAYLTIESKLGASVPVAVWSVTDENEAALDRYEGFPTFYYKKEMQLPIKGIKSGKTRIRDCFVYIMHEERSIGVPSLAYVSICLEGYISFGFDEHFLAEAQLKSEEAFGYENRNR
- the dcm gene encoding DNA cytosine methyltransferase, translated to MENKNLTLGSLFDGSGGFPLGGLISGITPLWASEVEPFPIRVTTKRLPQITHYGDVSKLSGAEVPPVDIITFGSPCQDMSVAGKRSGLDGERSSLFYQAVRIVKEMRCKTNDKYPRFVVWENVPGAFSSNKGEDFKAVLEEICKIKDEHISVPQSGKWTNAGEIVGEQFSLAWRVLDAQYWGVPQRRKRIYLVADFAGQCAGKILFESESVSGYPPKGICPWQGTAGNFEGCTGAAGTVCLNDQGGNRMDVTEGMTCTLRAESNHPPLVFENHSQDTRYTGPLEQAPTVSSTYGTGGNNQPFVLETPKTLKIRSGCEGGGKGALIQDDLSATLGCNNDQTLFVPKAYGICSKDSNSMKSDNPKSGFYEADTSRCIDANGGNPACNQGGIVVVEGNGSRPSHKGDGYKESDVMYTLNTIEQHSVVYAIDRESYNCGQNYARKMGISENGINSTLNAQGPSAVAAPVYSSSKASFFTSAEEELANTLVATDYKDPPIVNDVSEMPEYIVRRLTPTECARLQGFPDWWCSDLGTAEPTEEEIKWWREVFETHRHIMGTSSKPKTEKQIIKWLKDPHSDSAEYKMWGNGVALLNVVFVLSSIVYYSQLPDFLL
- a CDS encoding HNH endonuclease signature motif containing protein; protein product: MPRKPLQPCAYPGCPRLCEGRYCEEHRKMEAKRYETYSRDPSVRRKYGRALKRIRDSYVREHPFCEQCFERGILVPVDEVHHKVPVSKGGTHERSNLMSLCRSCHNKIHAELGDRNARN
- a CDS encoding DUF4314 domain-containing protein translates to MRFPSKEIVERVRSQYPAGTRVELVQMDDVQAPPVGTKGTVWGVDDTAAIMVRWDNGSGLHVVYGEDSCRIIHEE
- a CDS encoding P27 family phage terminase small subunit — its product is MPTKSNNIGGRGGARPGAGRKKSPVKEKAKNGNPGGRKLEVLDIPDIEGVEMPKPHDFLSAEQRDGSELQAADIYRETWAWLKSIGCSAKVSSQLLERYAMASARWIQCEEMTSKLGFLSKHPTTQKPIPSPFINIGINYMNQAVRLWNEIFQIVKENCNTEYSDEAPQNDVMERLLRARKGM
- a CDS encoding virulence protein, yielding MKVIYNITDRKPFVKALEEITGAKAVYMKTPTYAYTVDYFTVTREGNLTFNDTADSEEIERVLEELDQRGFHCESSEYDEPQPEMGCEEPLEDCPPAYGLPEIEPQGETVGLTVAMPLDKVLVGNLTNLLEAKDSLIKKALGISALPIEITEEQISFPWFSDGLDAETVKAYTDFIAALCKMSREQKRISNMEKAVENEKYAFRCLLLRLGFVGAEYKADRKILLKNLTGSSAFKSGLKKEAAGDEISE
- a CDS encoding terminase large subunit — protein: MRKLKKYKPTKFKVKDSHYDEDAADFAVDFIESLCHTKGTWAGKPFELIDWQEQIIRDIFGTLKPNGYRQFNTAYVEIPKKMGKSELAAAVALLLTCGDGEERAEVYGCAADRQQATIVFDVAADMVRMCPALNKRVKILTSQKRIIYTPTNSFYQVLSAEAYSKHGFNIHGVVFDELHTQPNRKLFDVMTKGSGDARMQPLYFLITTAGTDTNSICYETHQKAKDILEGRKIDPTFYPVIYGADEADDWTDPKVWKKANPSLGITVGLDKVKAACESAKQNPGEKNSFRQLRLNQWVKQAIRWMPMDKWDKCSFAVSEEDLEGRVCYGGLDLSSTTDITAFLLVFPPLDEEDKFSILPFFWVPEETLDLRVRRDHVPYDVWERQGYLQTTEGNVVHYGYIEKFIEKLGERFNIREIAFDRWGAVQMVQNLEGMGFTVVPFGQGFKDMSPPTKELMKLVLEQKVDHSGHPVLRWNMDNIFIRTDPAGNIKADKEKSTEKIDGAIATIMALDRAIRCGNDTGDSVYNHRGILFI
- a CDS encoding amidoligase family protein, which encodes MNEKITRQVEEMKQQTIGVEVEMNGITRDKAARLAATYFGTGRYENTAGRNGYSTWSAWDTDGREWKFQKDVSIAGCDSEKCELVTPILHYADIETLQELIRKLRHAGAKSDATRGCGVHIHIGANGHTPQTMRNLANIMASHESLIADALDLDRGRMHRYCRTVDPRFLEQVNKRKPKTMAALADIWYTSNGANYGRDHHYNDSRYHMLNYHATFTKGTIEFRLFQFDAPADGKLNGLHAGQLKSYIQLCLALSQMAKTVKTASPKPQQNENPKYAMRTWLLRLGFIGEEFKTARDILTKRLAGDTAFRNGRAA